Within the Eleginops maclovinus isolate JMC-PN-2008 ecotype Puerto Natales chromosome 5, JC_Emac_rtc_rv5, whole genome shotgun sequence genome, the region AAAGGGCAGCCAGCTAAGAGCAGAGAAAGCCCTGAGGTGCTGTTCTCTGAAAGAGAGGACTCTAAATCAGGCCTGTAGTTCTGGAGCCCCACCCGTGGATTCTTCTTTAACCCCAGGAACAAAGGGGAGGGAGTGTTGTTTAAAGAGACTTGATGTGTGTTTAAGCCATCTGACAGAGCGCAGGCAGGCAGTGTGAGAGAGCGCAGATGTGCTAGTTTAGCCAAGCTGGCACACAGGTGTGTTTCTCCACCCTGCCCAGGTGAGCTCTCGTGAtgatagtgtgtgtgcatcaggtTAAGGTGTTTAATGTTAGAACAGCCAGCTGCCAGCCGGCTCATAGTTGAAGGAACCAGCTGATCCTCCACACTCCTGCACTCTGAGTAAAGGACCTTGTTGATCCCGCTGAGGTTCAGGCTGGTCAGCTGCTTGGCATCTCTGACTCCTCCCTCAAGCAGTGACTGGAACACCTGCGTCCACAGCGCTGGGCAGCGGCTGAAGCTCAGGTGCTTTGGGCTGTTTCCCTCCAGGGCTCGCCTCAGGGACAAGGAATCCAGCCAGGAGCGAGGGAGCTGCAGGGCCTCCAGTTCGCCTCCCTGCCCCAGGCTCTGAGCCAGTGAAGGAGCAGCAGGCCAGTGAGCGGGGTTTGGACCGGGAATCGACACAAGGAAAACTCTGAGACGTTTTGGAACGTGAACGCTGAACACAGCCAGGTAGAGCAGGAGCAACGTCTGGTTAACCTGAggacaacaacacacagataaacTCATAAAGTCAAGATGTTTACAAACTCATAGTACAAATTGATTAACCATCCTTCACTTACTTGATAAATATAGATTCTGAATATTTTTCAAACCGTTTCAATACTAATTTAAGCACTATTGATACGACGGGTCCAGCAGCGCTCTCTTCTCTCAGCCAACTGCTAACACATTTGCTGCGGTGGCCACATAATCAATAagaatttatttgtatttcctgcTGCTATCTGTCCCCGATGTCAGGCTTGAACTAATAGCTATGCTGCTTCTACAGATTGGATTTCATGCAGACTGATTTTGGCCTAATTGGTCTCTTAACATGTTTTTGACTGAGCTCTTTGCCCTTGTGTGATAAAAATGCTGGGATGCtttaattgttttatgtctAAATGTGCTGCTGTTGTCTTGGTAGGGGCACAATTCTAAAGGAGATTTTTAAACTCAATCAAACTCCTGGTTGAatccattttaaattaaaaatatatttacaaactGCAGTTTACTGCAGTGTATGCTGCAGTATACTGGGAACAAACTAAAACTCACCTCTCCTGGAGCCAGCCTGGCAGTGAACTCCTCCAGCTGTTGGTAATGTGGCACACTGCTCTGACCCATCATCAACTGACAGCAAACACCAATACCCTCTCTAGTCACGTCTGAGATGTCAAACTGAAGCATCAGCCTGCAGTGAACAAACATTCAACACTGTAGTAGTGAAgtaaaacagcagcagtaaaacaaagcCTTAAGACAGCAAAAAGAAGATGAATGTATTAAGCTCAACCAGTGTATGATTGCATAACTGAACCAATCAATATGTGAGTCTTGTTGGTCAATTGTTCTGCTCCATTCtgaaaatgttacatttcttaAGAAACATGGTCCATAGACGCTACAAATTGGATCCAGGTTATCCCATAAAAGTGTGTATACATCAATATTGCATGATTCTGCGTGAGGAAGTAATTAAGGACAAAAGCCTCATGTGAAACCTCAGTAATCGTACAGATTCTTACTTGCGTAGTTGGGCGCAGCATGGCACCACACCATAACTCGGTGTCAACAGTGTCTGTCTGAGCTCCGACAGGCGGCTCAGAGAATCCACTGCCTCTGAACTGAGCTGAGCAGAGTTGAAGCCTGGCGTCACATCAAAAGCAAGTGATCTTagcagagaaagggaggagaggagacgggAGAGACGCAGGGAAGTGATGCGACAGCCGGTGACATCTAGGTGTGTCACTCCTCTGCAGCGAGCCAGAAGCTCCATCGTAGAGCCGGACAGCCAGTAGCAGCCATTCAAGCTGAGGGACTGCATGTGATTGGCTAGCTGTTTCAATACGTACCGGACTGAAAGATCGTCCGCctggagaaaacaaacagcacttttaataaatgtttccaTCTGTTGAATATATCGAAGTATTCCAGTGTGTTGATAAAGAAACGTTTTAAACTAGAAAGAtcaacataaatacacaaattgAAGATTCATAAAAACTTTGATAGTTATTTAACTCAAATAAGAAGTTTTACCAGATACTCCTCAGACAGGCTGACATTTGTGAGCAGGCTCTTATCATGGCACAGTGTGTGTAACTTGTGGCAGACATTGGCCACATTCTTCACCAGGTCACACACTGGAACATGGCGGAGGATGCAAAGCAGGATCTCATCGGACAGATCAGACATTCCCACGGATGTAGAGGACATTGTGTCCTCGTCAAATACAgcctgagacagagagagaacagtgtcacagtttattgtttttagacCCACTGTGTAACCAATCAACTGCAACtacttattattttaatcaaatttccaatatttatttaaataagtgtattaaatgaaaaaaatagtttaaaaatggcAATAACAATAGTCAAAATGTGCCAAAATATCTGTTGTTTCACTATtactgaaacaataaaaaaggcatGGCACAGCAGCAATGCACAGATATTCCTCTCAGTGTTAGCACCAGCCCaaatgtctctgtctttctcctcaCATTTacaatatctgtattttgttagCAGGTTAACAAGAATTGCACCAAATCACACGCCTTTCTTCTAAGCTGTTTATGCATGTTGGATTTTATCTATGTAATCTGTGTAATAAAACTAAGCAGAAAATAGGGTGTACCCTGGTCCAGCCCATAGGTCTAGAGTTAGCGTTAACATTAGCTAGCGTTGGTCAGTTTCTCAGCGTTACCGTTGACTATTATACGGGTTTTTTTTAGAGGTTTGTCGGTGAACCCACTTGTACAATTTGTCGGTGCATGTCCTCTGATATCCCTCTGACGATCCAACTCATTATCACCaggattttatattttattttagatgttCATCCAGCTGGCCAAGGCTTCATGTTCCGAGGAAGCCGCTCCACAGTGTACCACCGGCGGTGTGACACCCGGCCGCTGACAGGACGGAGGACGTTTGCTGCTGCACAGAGACGGACCTCTTTCAGTGACGGACACACTTCCTGTCGGTCAAATcagattttcatttaatttttaaattatGACAGAATTAGGAATTAgtgattgtattattttaactaaatatttCATCAACAAATTTTGCTTCTTCAACATTTCTTCAGT harbors:
- the fbxl18 gene encoding F-box/LRR-repeat protein 18 codes for the protein MSWIVRGISEDMHRQIVQAVFDEDTMSSTSVGMSDLSDEILLCILRHVPVCDLVKNVANVCHKLHTLCHDKSLLTNVSLSEEYLADDLSVRYVLKQLANHMQSLSLNGCYWLSGSTMELLARCRGVTHLDVTGCRITSLRLSRLLSSLSLLRSLAFDVTPGFNSAQLSSEAVDSLSRLSELRQTLLTPSYGVVPCCAQLRKLMLQFDISDVTREGIGVCCQLMMGQSSVPHYQQLEEFTARLAPGEVNQTLLLLYLAVFSVHVPKRLRVFLVSIPGPNPAHWPAAPSLAQSLGQGGELEALQLPRSWLDSLSLRRALEGNSPKHLSFSRCPALWTQVFQSLLEGGVRDAKQLTSLNLSGINKVLYSECRSVEDQLVPSTMSRLAAGCSNIKHLNLMHTHYHHESSPGQGGETHLCASLAKLAHLRSLTLPACALSDGLNTHQVSLNNTPSPLFLGLKKNPRVGLQNYRPDLESSLSENSTSGLSLLLAGCPFLETLELIGPGFVSALPRLEPCTRASVEPRGMCEWARGVGDAHLAALEALPRLRRLSLVGLPGVLKGTGLVQLTRQCRDLRVLSLANMGSLKTMNYCPALLDSLKQCTQLQELRLEQPYLNANESFFEALSCCSRLQRLCLISRSGTFDPLAVETFMERCSHVIMCHMFMGGTLVACRTLQKVLLNRFSVERSALSVVIYPLQHEDLTSVIRDIPLTLLDRITLFQSHVAQPPHLSPL